One part of the Coffea eugenioides isolate CCC68of chromosome 10, Ceug_1.0, whole genome shotgun sequence genome encodes these proteins:
- the LOC113749683 gene encoding probable trehalose-phosphate phosphatase E isoform X2 — translation MEIVVSMREPVLFAQAVPKPLAAPGGGTPIIWTKPSLKVLETAGGGGRINAWVDSMRASSPPRRSSESEEVNKSWMLHHPSALSMFEEIIKVSKGKQIVMFLDYDGTLSPIVEDPDRAFISNEMRDAVRDIAHHFPTAIVTGRCRAKVYNFVKLSELYYAGSHGMDIKGPTQGHRYRKGNQTVLCQPAREFLPMIDEVYKTLLEKTKSIPGAMVENNKFCLSVHYRCVEEKRWAELAVQVKTVLKDYPKLKLTQGRKVLEIRPTIKWDKGNALEFLLESLGYANSDDVLPIYIGDDRTDEDAFKVLRKRGQGFGILVSKVPKETNASYTLQEPYEVMCFLKRLVEWKKSSLRRF, via the exons ATGGAGATTGTGGTGTCAATGCGTGAACCAGTTCTTTTCGCACAAGCAGTGCCTAAGCCTCTGGCTGCACCAGGTGGTGGTACGCCTATTATTTGGACAAAGCCATCGCTGAAAGTGCTCGAAACTGCTGGTGGCGGAGGCAGAATCAATGCATGGGTTGATTCGATGAGAGCTTCTTCGCCTCCTCGAAGATCATCTGAAAGTGAAGAAGTTAACAAGTCTTGGATG CTTCATCATCCATCGGCTTTAAGCATGTTTGAAGAAATCATAAAAGTTTCGAAGGGGAAACAGATAGTTATGTTTCTTGACTATGATGGCACACTTTCTCCAATTGTTGAAGACCCTGACAGAGCTTTCATCTCCAATGAG atGAGAGACGCTGTGCGAGACATTGCTCATCATTTTCCTACCGCAATAGTTACCGGAAGATGCAGAGCCAAG GTTTACAATTTTGTTAAGCTATCGGAGCTTTATTATGCCGGCAGTCATGGTATGGACATCAAGGGACCAACACAAGGACATAGATACAGAAAG GGCAATCAAACAGTACTCTGCCAACCAGCGAGAGAATTTTTACCCATGATTGATGAG GTATACAAAACTTTGTTAGAAAAAACCAAATCCATCCCTGGGGCTATGGTGGAAAACAACAAATTTTGCTTATCTGTACACTACCGCTGTGTCGAGGAAAAG AGGTGGGCAGAATTAGCTGTCCAAGTTAAAACCGTCCTTAAGGATTATCCCAAGCTGAAATTGACTCAAGGGCGGAAG GTCTTAGAGATTCGGCCAACTATCAAATGGGATAAAGGGAATGCGCTGGAATTTTTGTTGGAATCACTAG GTTATGCAAACTCAGATGATGTTTTACCCATCTATATTGGAGATGACCGGACGGATGAAGATGCATTTAAG GTTTTGCGTAAAAGAGGACAAGGTTTTGGAATCCTGGTCTCCAAAGTTCCAAAAGAAACGAATGCTTCATATACATTGCAAGAACCATACGAG
- the LOC113749683 gene encoding probable trehalose-phosphate phosphatase E isoform X1, producing the protein MTNQNVVICDSKSGFSMEIVVSMREPVLFAQAVPKPLAAPGGGTPIIWTKPSLKVLETAGGGGRINAWVDSMRASSPPRRSSESEEVNKSWMLHHPSALSMFEEIIKVSKGKQIVMFLDYDGTLSPIVEDPDRAFISNEMRDAVRDIAHHFPTAIVTGRCRAKVYNFVKLSELYYAGSHGMDIKGPTQGHRYRKGNQTVLCQPAREFLPMIDEVYKTLLEKTKSIPGAMVENNKFCLSVHYRCVEEKRWAELAVQVKTVLKDYPKLKLTQGRKVLEIRPTIKWDKGNALEFLLESLGYANSDDVLPIYIGDDRTDEDAFKVLRKRGQGFGILVSKVPKETNASYTLQEPYEVMCFLKRLVEWKKSSLRRF; encoded by the exons ATGACCAACCAAAATGTGGTGATTTGTGATTCTAAATCAGGCTTTAGCATGGAGATTGTGGTGTCAATGCGTGAACCAGTTCTTTTCGCACAAGCAGTGCCTAAGCCTCTGGCTGCACCAGGTGGTGGTACGCCTATTATTTGGACAAAGCCATCGCTGAAAGTGCTCGAAACTGCTGGTGGCGGAGGCAGAATCAATGCATGGGTTGATTCGATGAGAGCTTCTTCGCCTCCTCGAAGATCATCTGAAAGTGAAGAAGTTAACAAGTCTTGGATG CTTCATCATCCATCGGCTTTAAGCATGTTTGAAGAAATCATAAAAGTTTCGAAGGGGAAACAGATAGTTATGTTTCTTGACTATGATGGCACACTTTCTCCAATTGTTGAAGACCCTGACAGAGCTTTCATCTCCAATGAG atGAGAGACGCTGTGCGAGACATTGCTCATCATTTTCCTACCGCAATAGTTACCGGAAGATGCAGAGCCAAG GTTTACAATTTTGTTAAGCTATCGGAGCTTTATTATGCCGGCAGTCATGGTATGGACATCAAGGGACCAACACAAGGACATAGATACAGAAAG GGCAATCAAACAGTACTCTGCCAACCAGCGAGAGAATTTTTACCCATGATTGATGAG GTATACAAAACTTTGTTAGAAAAAACCAAATCCATCCCTGGGGCTATGGTGGAAAACAACAAATTTTGCTTATCTGTACACTACCGCTGTGTCGAGGAAAAG AGGTGGGCAGAATTAGCTGTCCAAGTTAAAACCGTCCTTAAGGATTATCCCAAGCTGAAATTGACTCAAGGGCGGAAG GTCTTAGAGATTCGGCCAACTATCAAATGGGATAAAGGGAATGCGCTGGAATTTTTGTTGGAATCACTAG GTTATGCAAACTCAGATGATGTTTTACCCATCTATATTGGAGATGACCGGACGGATGAAGATGCATTTAAG GTTTTGCGTAAAAGAGGACAAGGTTTTGGAATCCTGGTCTCCAAAGTTCCAAAAGAAACGAATGCTTCATATACATTGCAAGAACCATACGAG